One Schistocerca cancellata isolate TAMUIC-IGC-003103 chromosome 1, iqSchCanc2.1, whole genome shotgun sequence genomic region harbors:
- the LOC126120165 gene encoding uncharacterized protein LOC126120165: MHYDLHIILQILIGTCIVSVQVPNHSTQETGPGPYKMAKFEDWVEESPLLHDEVRRYLQEHCVNEEDILQWWKNNAQRLLRLACVARKILNIPATSASCERIFSCAGNLIREKRSRLNADRLNDLLIINSNINQQTH, from the exons ATGCAT TACGATCTTcacattattctgcaaatattaattgGAACCTGTATAGTTTCAGTACAAGTGCCCAATCACAGCACCCAAGAAACAGGTCCAGGACCGTACAAAATGGCGAAATTTGAGGACTGGGTTGAAGAGTCTCCTCTCCTACATGATGAAGTCAGAAGATACTTGCAAGAACACTGTGTGAACGAGGAAGATATTTTACAGTGGTGGAAAAATAACGCCCAACGACTTCTTCGACTTgcgtgtgtggcaagaaaaatattaaatataccagccactagtgcctcttgtgagagaatttttagttgcGCTGGAAACCTAATTCGAGAAAAACGATCTCGTCTTAATGCAGACAGACTTAACGATCTCCTCATAATTAATTCAAACATTAATCAACAGACAcattaa